A stretch of Clostridium sp. BJN0001 DNA encodes these proteins:
- the purM gene encoding phosphoribosylformylglycinamidine cyclo-ligase — MITYKEAGVNIEEGYKSVKLIKEYAKRTMSEYVLNGLGSFAGMIEIPEGYKKPVLISGTDGVGTKLEIAFKNRKYDTVGIDCVAMCVNDILCHGAKPLFFLDYIACGKLEAKVSSDLVKGVSDGCVDSDCALIGGETAEMPGFYGEGEYDIAGFAVGVCDKDKIIDGSKIEEGNALIGIASSGIHSNGYSLVRKLFTDLDEDFEGRPVWKTLLEPTKIYVKPVLKLLEKFDIKGMAHVTGGGFIENVPRMFNGRNLTAVIKKDSYEMPHIFDKIVEKGVDKEHMYNTFNMGIGFVLAVDNKDAESIINELNEMGEKAYKIGSVISGGEGVCLK; from the coding sequence ATGATAACTTATAAAGAAGCCGGAGTTAATATAGAGGAAGGATATAAATCAGTTAAACTTATAAAGGAATATGCCAAGAGAACAATGAGTGAATATGTTTTAAATGGTCTTGGAAGTTTTGCAGGAATGATTGAAATCCCAGAAGGCTATAAAAAACCAGTATTAATTTCAGGAACTGACGGAGTTGGAACAAAGCTTGAAATTGCATTTAAAAATAGAAAATATGATACAGTTGGTATTGACTGTGTTGCTATGTGCGTAAATGATATACTATGTCATGGAGCAAAGCCACTATTTTTCCTTGATTATATTGCATGTGGAAAGCTTGAAGCCAAAGTGTCATCTGACCTTGTAAAAGGAGTTTCAGACGGATGCGTAGATTCAGATTGTGCATTAATTGGTGGAGAAACTGCAGAAATGCCTGGATTTTATGGCGAAGGTGAATATGATATTGCAGGATTTGCAGTAGGAGTATGTGATAAAGATAAGATAATAGACGGAAGTAAAATAGAAGAAGGAAATGCACTTATAGGAATAGCTTCATCAGGAATCCATTCAAATGGATATTCATTAGTAAGAAAGCTTTTTACAGATTTAGATGAAGATTTTGAAGGAAGACCTGTTTGGAAAACACTTTTAGAACCAACTAAAATATATGTAAAACCTGTACTTAAACTTCTTGAAAAATTTGATATAAAAGGAATGGCTCACGTAACAGGAGGAGGATTTATTGAAAATGTTCCAAGAATGTTTAATGGAAGAAATTTAACTGCTGTAATAAAGAAAGATTCGTACGAAATGCCTCATATATTTGACAAAATTGTTGAAAAAGGTGTAGATAAAGAACATATGTATAATACATTCAATATGGGTATTGGATTTGTTCTTGCAGTAGATAATAAAGATGCAGAAAGTATAATAAATGAATTAAATGAAATGGGAGAAAAAGCTTACAAAATTGGAAGCGTAATCTCTGGGGGTGAAGGTGTTTGTTTAAAATAG
- the purC gene encoding phosphoribosylaminoimidazolesuccinocarboxamide synthase, producing the protein MEKKEMLYEGKAKKVYATDNKDEVVIYYKDDATAFNGAKKGQIEDKGVMNNEITSILFEKLEEQGIKTHFIKKLNDREQLCKKVQIVPLEVIVRNVAAGSMAKRLGLEEGTKLKTTVFEFSYKNDELNDPLINSYHAVAIGAATFEEIDQILKMTKKINDILKEAFLKDNINLVDFKIEFGRCSDGSIVLADEISPDTCRFWDATTGEKLDKDRFRRDLGNVKDAYIEILKRISK; encoded by the coding sequence ATGGAAAAGAAAGAAATGTTATATGAAGGAAAAGCTAAGAAGGTTTATGCTACAGATAATAAAGATGAAGTAGTAATTTATTATAAAGATGATGCAACAGCATTTAATGGTGCTAAAAAAGGTCAGATAGAAGATAAAGGAGTTATGAATAACGAAATTACTTCTATATTATTTGAAAAATTAGAAGAACAGGGAATAAAAACTCATTTTATTAAAAAACTAAATGATAGAGAACAACTTTGCAAAAAAGTTCAGATAGTACCTCTTGAAGTTATTGTAAGAAATGTAGCAGCAGGAAGTATGGCTAAGAGATTAGGACTTGAAGAAGGAACTAAACTTAAAACAACTGTATTTGAATTTTCATATAAAAATGATGAATTAAACGATCCTCTTATAAATAGCTATCATGCAGTAGCAATAGGAGCTGCAACTTTTGAAGAAATTGATCAAATTTTAAAGATGACAAAGAAAATTAATGATATACTTAAAGAAGCATTCTTAAAAGATAACATTAATTTAGTAGATTTCAAGATTGAATTTGGAAGATGCAGTGATGGAAGCATTGTTCTTGCTGATGAAATATCACCAGATACATGCAGATTCTGGGATGCAACTACTGGAGAAAAGTTAGACAAAGATAGATTCAGAAGAGATCTTGGAAATGTTAAGGATGCTTATATAGAAATATTAAAGAGAATTTCAAAATAA
- the purF gene encoding amidophosphoribosyltransferase yields the protein MNNPNFELIMDPSQDKFKDECGVFGVYVNSPVDVASMTYYGLYALQHRGQESAGIAVADGEKIEVHKGLGLITEAFTEENVKELKGHIAVGHVRYSTAGGKGIENAQPILTTSKVGTIAMAHNGNLVNADVIRELLEDAGHIFHTSSDSEVIACIIARNAKKGLARAVVDAMEAIRGSFALTIMSKDKLIGARDPHGIRPLCLGKIKEGYVLASESCALDAIGAEFVRDIEPGEIVVIDENGVESYRYSENTKCQTCAFEYIYFARPDSKIDGLNVHTTRVNAGKQLYKEHPIDADLVVAVPDSGIPAAIGYSQASGIPYDIGFIKNRYVGRTFISPSQELRERAVAVKLNPLKVNVEGKKIVLIDDSIVRGTTSKHLIESLRRAGVKEINFLIASPGVKFPCYFGIDTPYRSELIAANHSVEEIRDIIGADYVGYLSEQGVIKSCGNRDEFCMGCFNGMYPVAAPVENSER from the coding sequence ATGAATAATCCGAATTTTGAATTAATTATGGATCCTAGTCAGGATAAGTTTAAAGATGAATGTGGAGTTTTTGGCGTTTATGTAAATAGTCCTGTTGATGTTGCATCTATGACATACTATGGTCTTTATGCACTTCAGCACAGAGGACAGGAAAGCGCAGGAATAGCAGTAGCAGATGGAGAAAAGATAGAAGTTCATAAGGGATTAGGTCTTATAACTGAAGCATTTACAGAGGAAAATGTAAAAGAATTAAAAGGACACATTGCTGTAGGACATGTAAGATATTCAACAGCTGGAGGCAAAGGAATTGAAAATGCTCAGCCTATATTAACTACTTCAAAAGTTGGAACAATAGCTATGGCCCATAACGGTAATCTTGTAAATGCCGATGTCATAAGAGAACTTTTAGAAGATGCAGGGCACATTTTTCATACTTCAAGTGATTCTGAAGTAATAGCTTGTATTATAGCAAGAAATGCAAAAAAAGGCCTTGCAAGAGCTGTTGTAGACGCAATGGAAGCTATACGAGGTTCGTTTGCACTTACAATAATGTCAAAAGATAAACTTATAGGAGCAAGAGATCCTCATGGAATAAGACCTTTATGTCTTGGAAAAATTAAAGAAGGATATGTTTTAGCTTCAGAAAGCTGTGCTCTTGATGCTATAGGAGCTGAGTTTGTACGTGATATTGAACCAGGCGAAATAGTTGTAATAGATGAAAATGGTGTAGAATCATATAGATATTCTGAAAATACTAAGTGTCAAACATGTGCTTTTGAATATATATATTTTGCAAGACCTGATTCTAAAATCGATGGACTTAATGTACATACAACAAGAGTAAACGCAGGAAAGCAGCTTTATAAAGAGCATCCAATTGATGCAGATTTAGTTGTTGCTGTTCCAGACAGTGGAATCCCTGCTGCAATTGGCTATTCTCAGGCTTCAGGAATTCCTTATGATATTGGATTTATCAAAAATAGATATGTAGGAAGAACATTTATTTCTCCATCGCAGGAACTTAGAGAAAGAGCAGTAGCTGTAAAATTAAATCCTTTAAAGGTAAATGTAGAAGGTAAAAAAATTGTATTAATAGATGACTCAATTGTTAGAGGAACAACATCTAAACATCTTATAGAATCTTTAAGAAGAGCAGGAGTTAAAGAAATTAATTTTCTTATTGCTTCACCAGGAGTTAAATTCCCATGTTACTTTGGAATAGATACTCCATATAGAAGTGAACTTATTGCAGCTAATCATTCAGTTGAAGAGATTAGAGATATAATAGGCGCAGATTATGTAGGATATTTAAGTGAACAGGGTGTAATAAAAAGTTGTGGAAACAGAGATGAATTCTGCATGGGATGTTTTAATGGAATGTATCCCGTAGCAGCACCAGTAGAAAATTCTGAAAGGTAG
- the purE gene encoding 5-(carboxyamino)imidazole ribonucleotide mutase, translated as MEVSIIFGSKSDTEVMKGAADALREFKIEFKAYVLSAHRVPEKLEETIRNVEKEGCKVIIAGAGLAAHLPGVIASQTVLPVIGIPVKAAVEGLDALFSIVQMPKAIPVATVGINNSFNAGMLAVQMLSVNNEDLKNKLIEYRKNMKEKFIKDNAEGVEL; from the coding sequence TTGGAAGTATCAATAATTTTTGGAAGTAAATCTGATACTGAAGTTATGAAAGGTGCAGCAGATGCATTAAGAGAATTTAAAATAGAATTTAAAGCATATGTTTTATCAGCACATAGAGTACCAGAAAAACTTGAGGAAACAATTAGAAACGTTGAAAAAGAAGGATGTAAAGTAATAATTGCAGGAGCAGGACTTGCTGCACATCTTCCAGGAGTTATAGCATCACAAACAGTATTACCTGTAATAGGTATACCAGTTAAAGCAGCCGTTGAAGGACTTGATGCATTATTTTCAATTGTACAGATGCCAAAAGCAATCCCAGTTGCTACAGTTGGAATAAATAATAGTTTTAATGCAGGTATGTTAGCAGTACAGATGCTTTCTGTAAATAATGAAGATTTAAAAAATAAATTAATAGAATATAGAAAAAACATGAAAGAAAAATTTATAAAAGATAACGCTGAAGGAGTGGAATTATAA
- the purN gene encoding phosphoribosylglycinamide formyltransferase: protein MFKIAVLVSGGGTDLQSIIDAAESKYLNVKLEMVIGSKDGIFALERAKSHNIKTYVVSKKEYGEKSSDKILELVDGKVDLIVLAGFLSILDGKILEKFSDKIINIHPSLIPSFCGPKMYGLHVHEAVIKSGVRYSGCTVHFVNSKVDGGSIILQKAVPVYFEDDPETLQKRILIEEHKILPKAIKLISEGKTQIINGRVKLNEN from the coding sequence TTGTTTAAAATAGCAGTACTTGTTTCAGGTGGCGGAACAGACCTTCAGTCAATAATAGATGCAGCTGAAAGTAAATATCTCAATGTAAAACTTGAGATGGTAATAGGAAGTAAGGATGGGATTTTTGCTCTTGAAAGAGCAAAATCCCATAATATAAAAACATATGTTGTTTCAAAAAAAGAATATGGAGAAAAATCTTCAGATAAAATATTAGAGCTTGTAGATGGAAAAGTAGATTTGATTGTTCTTGCAGGCTTTTTATCAATTTTAGATGGTAAAATATTAGAAAAGTTTTCTGATAAAATAATCAATATACACCCATCTCTTATTCCATCTTTTTGTGGCCCTAAGATGTATGGACTTCATGTGCATGAGGCTGTAATTAAAAGTGGTGTAAGATATTCAGGATGTACAGTTCATTTTGTAAATTCAAAAGTAGATGGAGGATCAATAATACTCCAAAAGGCTGTTCCAGTTTATTTTGAAGATGATCCTGAAACACTTCAGAAAAGAATTTTAATTGAAGAACATAAGATTTTGCCTAAAGCAATAAAACTTATAAGTGAAGGTAAAACTCAAATAATAAATGGGCGAGTTAAACTTAATGAAAATTAG